Proteins from one Bacteroides mediterraneensis genomic window:
- a CDS encoding sensor histidine kinase — MVHITHNKHRLLELIIHTICWGLFFGFPLFFTQHDNGNIDWKEFINHSGVSLSFFVIFYVNYLILIPQILFKEHIGRFILLNLVLILVVSIGLRYWHNMLAFPPPVRPRSYLPPQYIFYIRDITSMIFMVGLSVAIRMSLRWSATELARREAVKSRTEAELKNLRNQLNPHFLLNTLNNIYALTAFDTEKAQQAIQELSKLLRYVLYDNQENFVPLTKEVEFIRNYIELMRIRVSSQVKISTHFQIHPDSQSPVAPLLFISLIENAFKHGVSPTAPSFIDITLTEKENKIHCIIRNSNYPKSATDKSGSGIGLEQVQKRLELLYAGHYEWQHQVSPDQKEYSSVLTIDIPETNHKKTMP; from the coding sequence ATGGTGCATATAACTCATAACAAACACCGCTTACTGGAATTAATCATCCACACAATATGCTGGGGATTATTCTTCGGGTTTCCGCTGTTTTTTACCCAACACGACAACGGGAATATCGACTGGAAAGAATTTATCAATCATTCTGGAGTTTCTCTTTCCTTCTTTGTCATTTTTTATGTCAATTACCTGATTCTGATTCCCCAAATACTATTCAAAGAGCATATCGGACGTTTTATTCTGCTGAACCTTGTGCTTATTCTTGTCGTTTCCATCGGATTACGCTACTGGCACAACATGCTTGCATTTCCGCCTCCTGTACGTCCACGCTCTTATCTCCCTCCCCAATATATCTTTTATATAAGAGACATTACCAGTATGATTTTTATGGTAGGGTTGAGTGTGGCCATCCGGATGAGTCTCCGTTGGAGTGCTACGGAACTGGCGCGCCGGGAAGCAGTGAAAAGCCGTACGGAAGCAGAACTTAAGAACCTCCGCAACCAACTGAATCCTCATTTCTTGCTGAATACGCTGAACAATATCTATGCGCTCACTGCATTCGATACGGAAAAGGCCCAGCAAGCTATCCAGGAGCTCAGCAAGCTGCTACGGTACGTGCTGTACGACAACCAGGAGAATTTTGTTCCTCTCACCAAAGAAGTGGAATTCATACGGAACTACATCGAACTGATGCGTATCCGGGTTTCTTCTCAGGTGAAAATCAGCACACATTTCCAAATCCATCCGGACAGTCAGAGCCCTGTGGCTCCCTTGCTGTTCATTTCACTGATAGAAAATGCCTTCAAGCACGGAGTATCCCCCACAGCACCCAGTTTTATCGACATCACATTAACTGAAAAAGAGAACAAAATCCACTGTATAATACGCAACAGCAACTACCCCAAAAGTGCCACTGACAAAAGCGGATCGGGTATCGGACTGGAACAGGTACAAAAAAGACTGGAATTGCTGTATGCCGGACATTACGAATGGCAACATCAGGTCAGTCCCGACCAGAAAGAATACAGTTCGGTTTTAACAATTGATATTCCAGAAACTAATCATAAAAAAACAATGCCATGA
- a CDS encoding DUF4492 domain-containing protein translates to MIKKTIIRIFYFYRDGFREMTIGRTLWAIILIKLFVMFFILKLFFFPSFLSGKSEEEKQDYVGVELTDRMAE, encoded by the coding sequence ATGATTAAAAAGACTATCATTCGAATTTTTTATTTTTACCGTGACGGTTTTCGGGAGATGACCATCGGCCGGACCTTATGGGCCATTATCCTGATAAAGCTTTTTGTCATGTTCTTTATCCTGAAATTGTTTTTCTTCCCTTCGTTTCTGAGTGGAAAGAGTGAGGAAGAAAAACAGGATTATGTAGGAGTGGAACTGACCGACCGGATGGCAGAATAA
- the queD gene encoding 6-carboxytetrahydropterin synthase QueD, producing the protein MYTVIKRMEISASHRLELSYESKCENLHGHNWIITVYCQSAKLNADGMVVDFTHIKEVVKGQLDHKNLNDVLPCNPTAENIARWICERVPHCVRVEVCESEGNTVIYEKD; encoded by the coding sequence ATGTATACTGTTATTAAACGGATGGAGATTTCTGCTTCTCATCGTCTGGAACTTTCCTATGAAAGCAAGTGTGAAAACCTGCATGGTCACAATTGGATTATTACGGTTTATTGCCAGTCGGCAAAGTTGAATGCAGATGGTATGGTGGTAGATTTCACGCATATTAAAGAGGTGGTAAAGGGACAGTTGGACCATAAGAACCTGAATGATGTGTTGCCTTGCAATCCGACGGCCGAAAATATAGCTCGATGGATTTGTGAGCGTGTACCCCATTGTGTGAGAGTGGAAGTCTGTGAGTCTGAAGGAAACACCGTAATTTATGAAAAAGATTAA
- a CDS encoding 7-carboxy-7-deazaguanine synthase QueE, giving the protein MKKINEIFYSLQGEGFHVGTPAVFVRFAGCNLKCDFCDTQHEQGRMMSDEEILEEVEKYPCRMVILTGGEPGLWVDNNLVAVLHAAGKYVCIETNGTRVLPEAIDWVTCSPKQGTQLCVQKVDEIKVVYQGQEVEPYLQIPASVYFLQPCSCMNTSEVVDYIKAHPVWRLSLQVHKLIAIP; this is encoded by the coding sequence ATGAAAAAGATTAATGAGATTTTTTATAGCCTCCAAGGGGAAGGCTTTCATGTAGGTACACCTGCAGTTTTTGTCCGTTTCGCGGGATGTAATTTGAAATGTGATTTTTGTGATACGCAGCATGAGCAGGGGAGAATGATGTCGGATGAAGAAATTCTGGAGGAGGTAGAGAAATATCCTTGTAGAATGGTGATTTTGACGGGAGGTGAACCGGGGTTGTGGGTGGACAACAATCTGGTCGCAGTCCTTCATGCGGCAGGAAAATATGTGTGTATAGAAACGAATGGAACCCGTGTGCTTCCTGAGGCTATTGACTGGGTGACTTGCTCACCCAAACAAGGTACGCAGTTGTGTGTGCAGAAGGTCGATGAAATAAAGGTCGTTTATCAAGGGCAAGAGGTGGAGCCGTATTTGCAGATACCGGCCTCTGTTTATTTCTTGCAACCTTGTTCTTGTATGAATACTTCAGAAGTGGTGGATTATATAAAGGCACATCCTGTCTGGCGTTTAAGTTTACAAGTTCATAAATTGATTGCTATTCCCTGA
- a CDS encoding LytTR family DNA-binding domain-containing protein, with protein MTIKCAIIDDEPLALGLLESYVKKTPSLELCGAYSSAIQAMELLNGHPVDLIFLDIQMPELNGLEFSKIIPNSTRIIFTTAFGQYALDGYKVNALDYLLKPISYTDFMTAVNKAVQWFELCQKAENASEEIQSSEDLKYIYVKSDYKLIQIELDKILYIEGLKDYIKIHLEDNPRPILSLVSMKMMEDKLPANRFIRIHRSFIVQKQKIKIIEKGRIVFGKDYIPISDSYKQELQNYVNKHTI; from the coding sequence ATGACAATCAAATGCGCCATTATTGATGATGAACCCTTAGCACTCGGATTGCTGGAAAGCTATGTAAAGAAAACCCCTTCACTGGAACTATGCGGAGCGTATTCCAGTGCCATTCAGGCCATGGAACTCCTGAACGGACATCCGGTGGACTTAATTTTTCTGGACATCCAGATGCCGGAACTGAACGGACTGGAATTTTCCAAAATAATACCGAACAGTACACGCATCATCTTCACAACTGCCTTCGGGCAATATGCTTTAGACGGTTATAAGGTAAATGCCCTTGATTATCTGCTCAAGCCTATCAGCTATACAGATTTCATGACAGCCGTCAACAAAGCCGTACAATGGTTCGAGCTCTGTCAAAAAGCTGAAAATGCGTCCGAAGAAATACAGTCTTCTGAAGATTTGAAATATATTTATGTAAAAAGCGACTACAAACTGATCCAAATAGAACTGGATAAGATTCTTTATATAGAAGGACTCAAAGATTACATTAAAATTCACTTGGAAGACAATCCCCGCCCGATTCTGTCATTGGTCAGCATGAAAATGATGGAAGACAAACTACCCGCCAACCGCTTCATCCGGATTCATCGGTCTTTCATTGTGCAAAAACAAAAAATTAAAATTATAGAAAAAGGAAGAATTGTTTTCGGGAAAGACTACATTCCGATATCCGACAGCTACAAGCAGGAGCTCCAAAATTATGTTAATAAACATACTATTTAA
- a CDS encoding cell division protein ZapA, whose amino-acid sequence MDEKKRFNLLIDNERYPVSIFPSEEEGYREAAKQINYKLNKYRSAFPEFNSIQHWKMVALDLAYENTSMKDRNDTRPYMEKLKELDEDIEKCIQQSQSKGL is encoded by the coding sequence ATGGACGAGAAAAAGAGATTTAATCTACTAATTGACAACGAACGTTATCCTGTGTCCATATTCCCATCGGAAGAGGAAGGATATCGGGAAGCTGCCAAACAGATTAACTATAAACTAAATAAATACCGCAGTGCATTTCCGGAATTCAACAGCATACAGCATTGGAAAATGGTGGCACTCGATTTAGCGTATGAAAATACATCCATGAAGGACAGGAATGATACCCGTCCATACATGGAAAAACTAAAGGAACTGGATGAGGATATTGAAAAATGTATCCAACAAAGCCAAAGCAAAGGTTTATAG
- a CDS encoding ABC transporter ATP-binding protein, translating to MKKTVIELQNIKRNFQVGDETVHALRGISFSIQEGEFVTIMGTSGSGKSTLLNTLGCLDTPTSGEYLLDGVSVRTMSKPQRAVLRNRKIGFVFQNYNLLPKTTAVENVELPLMYNSAVSAAERRRRAIEALTAVGLADRLEHKSNQMSGGQMQRVAIARALVNNPAVILADEATGNLDTRTSFEILVLFQKLHQEGRTIIFVTHNPELSQYSSRNIRLRDGHVIEDVTNPHILSAAEALAALPKNDDD from the coding sequence ATGAAAAAGACTGTCATAGAATTACAAAATATCAAACGGAATTTCCAGGTGGGTGATGAAACAGTACATGCACTGCGCGGCATCTCGTTCAGCATTCAGGAAGGAGAATTTGTGACCATCATGGGTACATCCGGTTCCGGTAAGTCCACCCTGCTGAACACACTGGGATGTCTGGACACACCGACCAGCGGGGAATACCTGCTCGACGGGGTATCTGTACGCACGATGAGCAAACCACAGAGGGCGGTACTGCGAAACCGGAAAATCGGATTCGTATTCCAAAACTACAACCTGCTGCCCAAAACGACGGCAGTAGAAAATGTAGAGCTTCCATTGATGTACAACAGTGCCGTCAGTGCCGCTGAACGCCGCCGTCGGGCCATAGAAGCCCTGACAGCCGTGGGACTGGCCGACCGTCTGGAACACAAGTCTAACCAGATGTCCGGTGGACAGATGCAGCGCGTGGCCATTGCCCGTGCACTGGTCAACAATCCGGCGGTTATCCTGGCCGATGAAGCGACCGGTAACCTGGACACTCGTACTTCTTTCGAAATTCTGGTTCTTTTCCAGAAACTTCACCAGGAAGGACGTACCATCATCTTCGTGACACACAATCCGGAATTGTCACAATACAGCAGCCGTAACATCCGACTGCGTGACGGCCATGTCATTGAAGACGTAACCAACCCCCATATTCTTTCGGCTGCGGAAGCATTGGCTGCCCTTCCGAAAAACGATGATGATTGA
- the cydB gene encoding cytochrome d ubiquinol oxidase subunit II, whose product MDSTYIFLQHYWWFLVSLLGALLVFLLFVQGGNSLLYCLGRTEDERTLLVNSTGRKWEFTFTTLVTFGGAFFASFPLFYSTSFGGAYWLWMIILFSFVLQAVSYEFQSKLGNWLGKRTYQFFLVLNGVVGPLLLGAAVATFFNGSNFVVSKGNLTDEMMPVISHWGNGWHGLDAFGDPWNLILGFAVLFLARLLGNLYFINNIRHEELNARFRRQLIADVVPFLVFFLAFVIRTLLKDGFAVNPDNGLIVMEPFKYFHNLVEMPYLLILFLIGVVGVLYGIGKSIFCKTYTRGIWFAGIGTVLTVLALLLVAGYNHTAYYPSTADLQSSLTIANSCSSQFTLKTMAYVSILVPFVLAYIIYAWRAIDRKPLTMEEIKEDEHSY is encoded by the coding sequence ATGGATTCAACTTATATATTCTTGCAGCATTACTGGTGGTTCCTGGTTTCTTTGCTGGGTGCATTGCTGGTGTTTCTGCTGTTTGTGCAGGGAGGAAACTCTTTGCTGTATTGCCTGGGACGTACAGAAGACGAACGTACTTTGCTTGTGAACTCCACGGGGCGTAAATGGGAATTTACCTTTACGACGCTGGTCACTTTTGGAGGAGCTTTCTTTGCTTCTTTCCCTTTGTTCTACAGCACCAGTTTCGGAGGGGCTTACTGGCTGTGGATGATTATCCTTTTCAGCTTTGTGCTGCAGGCGGTGTCCTACGAGTTTCAGTCGAAACTGGGCAACTGGCTGGGTAAACGTACTTATCAGTTCTTTTTGGTGTTGAACGGAGTGGTCGGCCCGCTGTTGCTGGGTGCGGCCGTGGCTACTTTCTTCAATGGCTCTAATTTTGTGGTAAGCAAGGGTAATCTGACCGATGAGATGATGCCGGTCATCAGTCATTGGGGAAACGGTTGGCATGGACTGGATGCTTTTGGCGACCCTTGGAACTTGATTTTGGGATTTGCCGTACTGTTCCTTGCCCGTTTGTTGGGAAATCTGTATTTCATCAACAACATCCGTCACGAAGAACTGAATGCCCGCTTCCGCCGTCAACTGATTGCCGATGTGGTGCCTTTCCTGGTTTTCTTCCTGGCATTTGTCATCCGTACGTTGTTGAAAGACGGCTTTGCGGTAAATCCGGACAACGGGCTGATTGTGATGGAGCCGTTCAAATATTTCCATAATCTGGTAGAAATGCCGTATCTGCTCATCCTGTTCCTGATAGGAGTTGTGGGTGTGTTGTATGGAATAGGCAAGAGCATTTTCTGCAAAACTTATACCCGCGGCATCTGGTTTGCCGGAATCGGTACCGTGCTGACGGTGCTGGCCTTGTTGCTGGTGGCTGGCTATAATCATACGGCTTATTATCCGTCTACCGCCGACTTGCAGAGTTCACTGACCATTGCCAACAGCTGCTCCAGCCAGTTTACACTGAAAACCATGGCCTATGTGTCTATTTTAGTTCCGTTTGTACTGGCTTATATCATCTATGCATGGCGGGCTATCGACCGCAAGCCGCTGACCATGGAAGAAATAAAGGAAGACGAGCATAGCTATTAG
- a CDS encoding cytochrome ubiquinol oxidase subunit I — translation MLETIDTSMIDWSRAQFALTAIYHWLFVPLTLGLAVIMATMETLYVRTGNEFWKRTAKFWMKLFGINFAIGVATGLILEFQFGTNWSNYSWFVGDIFGAPLAIEGILAFFMEATFVAVMFFGWHKVSKGFHLASTWLTGLGATISAWWILVANSWMQYPVGMEFNPETMRNEMVDFMSVAFSPVAVVKFFHTVLSSWMVGAAFVIGISAWYLIRKREKEFALASMKVAAAVGLFAALVTAGTGDKSAYQVAQVQPMKLAAMEALYDGGTHEPLTVVGAIKIPEMLSFLATHSTSGYVPGINDLQNGGYTLPDGSTALSAEEKMANGKKAITALADFRRAKQQGDESAMQIARSALDEYMPYFGYGYIQDKDALVPHVGLLFWSFRVMVGLGMYFILFFLVILVLVWKKQLAKLNWLHWIALWSIPLAYIASQAGWIVAEMGRQPWTIQDMLPVNAAVSKLETGSVQTTFFIFLVMFTVLLIAEIGIMVKAIRKGPDEK, via the coding sequence ATGCTTGAAACAATCGACACTTCGATGATTGACTGGTCGAGGGCACAGTTTGCCTTGACGGCCATTTACCATTGGTTGTTTGTGCCATTGACATTGGGCTTGGCCGTGATTATGGCAACTATGGAAACACTGTATGTACGTACTGGAAATGAATTCTGGAAGCGTACGGCAAAGTTCTGGATGAAACTTTTTGGAATCAATTTCGCCATTGGTGTGGCTACAGGTTTGATTCTGGAGTTCCAGTTCGGTACCAACTGGAGTAATTATTCCTGGTTTGTGGGCGACATCTTCGGAGCTCCGCTGGCCATTGAAGGTATTTTGGCCTTCTTTATGGAAGCCACTTTTGTGGCCGTCATGTTCTTCGGCTGGCACAAGGTGAGCAAGGGCTTCCACCTGGCTTCCACTTGGTTGACCGGGTTGGGAGCTACAATTTCTGCCTGGTGGATTCTGGTGGCTAATTCCTGGATGCAGTATCCTGTGGGAATGGAATTCAATCCGGAAACCATGCGTAATGAGATGGTCGACTTCATGTCGGTGGCTTTTTCTCCGGTGGCAGTGGTGAAGTTCTTCCATACCGTATTGAGCAGCTGGATGGTAGGTGCTGCTTTTGTCATCGGTATAAGTGCCTGGTATCTGATTCGCAAGCGTGAAAAAGAATTTGCATTGGCCAGCATGAAGGTGGCTGCAGCTGTCGGACTGTTTGCGGCACTGGTAACGGCTGGAACGGGCGACAAATCGGCTTATCAGGTGGCACAGGTGCAGCCTATGAAACTGGCTGCCATGGAGGCGCTATATGATGGAGGCACGCACGAGCCACTTACGGTGGTCGGTGCCATTAAGATTCCGGAAATGCTCTCCTTCCTGGCTACACATAGCACTTCGGGCTATGTGCCGGGCATCAATGACTTGCAGAACGGTGGCTATACGCTTCCGGATGGTTCTACCGCACTTTCTGCGGAGGAGAAGATGGCCAACGGAAAGAAGGCCATTACGGCATTGGCTGATTTCCGCAGGGCTAAACAGCAAGGCGACGAGTCGGCCATGCAGATTGCCCGTAGCGCGTTGGATGAGTATATGCCTTATTTCGGTTACGGATATATTCAGGATAAAGATGCACTGGTTCCGCATGTAGGACTGCTGTTCTGGTCGTTCCGTGTGATGGTGGGGCTGGGTATGTATTTCATTTTGTTTTTCCTGGTTATTCTGGTACTGGTCTGGAAAAAACAGCTGGCCAAGCTGAACTGGTTGCACTGGATTGCTTTGTGGAGCATCCCGTTGGCTTACATTGCCAGTCAGGCCGGATGGATTGTGGCCGAGATGGGCCGCCAGCCTTGGACCATTCAGGACATGCTGCCCGTCAATGCTGCTGTGTCGAAACTGGAAACGGGTTCCGTACAGACCACTTTCTTTATTTTCCTTGTGATGTTTACCGTGCTGCTGATTGCGGAAATCGGCATTATGGTGAAAGCTATCCGCAAAGGACCGGACGAGAAATAA
- a CDS encoding ABC transporter permease — MNGTNLFKIAFRALANNKLRAFLTMLGIIIGVASVIAMLAIGQGSKRSIQKQISEMGSNMIMIHPGAEMRGGVRQDPSSMQTLKLENYETLRDECMYLSAISPDVSASGQLISGSNNYPSSVSGVSLGYLTIRQLTVEQGDMFTEEDIRTAAKVCVIGKTIVDNLFPDGQDPIGKIIRCNQVPLRVIGVLKSKGYNSMGMDQDDVVLAPYSTVMKRLLAQTYLSGIFASALTEDMTEEAVDEITNILRREHKLKETDDDDFTIRTQQELSSMLNTTTDLMTTLLACIAGISLVVGGIGIMNIMYVSVTERTREIGLRMSVGARGVDILSQFLIESILISITGGLIGVILGCGASFIIKTVAHWPVFIQPWSVLLSFAVCTFTGVFFGWYPAKKAADLDPIEALRYE; from the coding sequence ATGAATGGAACAAACCTTTTTAAAATAGCTTTCCGGGCATTGGCTAACAACAAGCTCCGTGCTTTCCTGACCATGCTGGGAATCATTATCGGAGTAGCTTCCGTCATTGCCATGCTGGCCATCGGACAGGGCTCCAAACGGAGTATCCAGAAACAAATCTCCGAAATGGGTTCCAATATGATTATGATTCATCCGGGAGCCGAAATGCGGGGCGGTGTCCGTCAGGACCCGTCGAGCATGCAAACGCTGAAGCTGGAGAATTATGAGACTTTACGTGATGAGTGTATGTACCTGTCTGCCATCAGCCCGGATGTCTCTGCTTCCGGACAGCTGATTTCCGGCTCCAACAACTACCCTTCTTCGGTGAGCGGAGTAAGCCTCGGCTATCTGACCATCCGTCAGCTGACCGTGGAACAAGGGGACATGTTTACGGAAGAAGATATCCGTACGGCAGCAAAAGTGTGTGTCATTGGTAAAACCATTGTAGACAACCTGTTCCCCGACGGACAAGACCCGATTGGAAAGATTATCCGCTGCAACCAGGTTCCTCTCCGAGTAATCGGGGTGCTCAAGTCAAAAGGATACAACTCCATGGGTATGGACCAGGATGACGTGGTACTGGCACCTTACAGCACGGTCATGAAACGTCTGCTAGCCCAGACCTATCTGAGCGGTATCTTTGCTTCCGCCCTGACGGAAGACATGACGGAAGAAGCCGTTGACGAAATCACGAATATCCTCAGAAGGGAACACAAACTGAAAGAAACGGACGACGATGACTTCACCATCCGTACACAGCAGGAACTCAGCTCTATGCTGAATACCACCACCGACCTGATGACTACCTTACTGGCCTGTATCGCAGGAATCTCCCTGGTGGTAGGAGGTATCGGTATCATGAACATCATGTACGTCAGTGTAACCGAACGTACACGCGAAATCGGGCTCCGTATGTCTGTGGGTGCGAGAGGAGTGGATATTCTGTCACAATTCCTGATAGAATCCATCCTGATCAGTATCACCGGAGGGTTGATTGGAGTGATTCTGGGATGTGGAGCCAGCTTCATCATCAAGACAGTTGCCCATTGGCCTGTATTCATCCAACCGTGGAGTGTACTGCTCTCGTTTGCCGTATGTACGTTCACCGGTGTGTTCTTCGGGTGGTATCCGGCCAAGAAAGCGGCCGACCTGGATCCGATTGAAGCACTGCGCTATGAATAA
- a CDS encoding TolC family protein yields MKKRELIFFAAFATFLSANAQEKQTWSLDDCINYALEKNIQLQQNKISLQESEVDVKTAKAALFPSLSFNTGQNLVNRPYQENSATVSGTEIISSTNKTTYNGSYSLSAQWTLWNGGQRLNNIKQQKKNQEIAELSVAETENTLKEEITKLFLQILYADESVHINKGTLEVSKATYERAKELFNQGSISKADLAQLESQVGNDEYQLVTSESSLRNYKLQLKQMLELDGTAEMELELPVLDDAKVMQLLPNQEDVYQTALANRPEIQSSKLSIDNAKLAISSAKSGYFPTISLSASTSSMTNNSSQNNWAQQMKYGWNNMIGLNISVPIFNNRQTKSAVEKAQFQYNSSLLNLQDKQKGLYTDIETIWLDALNAQQQYAAAEVKLKSSQTSFDMVNEQFKLGMKNTVELLTEKNNLLSAQQQRIQAKYMAILNRTLLDFYAGKDIEL; encoded by the coding sequence ATGAAAAAAAGAGAACTCATTTTCTTCGCTGCATTCGCGACTTTCCTGTCGGCTAATGCTCAAGAGAAACAAACCTGGTCGCTTGATGACTGCATAAATTATGCGCTGGAGAAAAACATCCAGCTGCAGCAGAACAAGATTTCCTTACAGGAAAGCGAAGTGGATGTGAAAACCGCAAAGGCTGCACTCTTCCCCAGCCTTTCATTCAATACCGGACAGAATCTGGTGAACCGTCCGTATCAGGAAAACAGTGCCACGGTAAGTGGAACGGAAATCATCAGCAGTACCAACAAGACTACCTACAATGGAAGTTACAGTCTGTCGGCACAATGGACACTCTGGAACGGCGGACAGCGCCTGAACAACATCAAACAGCAAAAGAAAAATCAGGAAATAGCCGAACTGAGTGTGGCAGAAACCGAGAATACTCTCAAAGAAGAAATCACGAAACTCTTCCTTCAGATTCTTTACGCAGACGAATCGGTCCACATCAACAAAGGAACGCTGGAAGTGAGTAAAGCCACTTACGAACGTGCCAAGGAACTGTTCAATCAAGGAAGTATTTCAAAAGCCGACCTGGCTCAGCTGGAATCTCAGGTAGGAAACGACGAGTATCAGCTGGTGACTTCCGAAAGTTCACTGAGAAACTACAAGCTTCAGCTGAAACAGATGCTGGAACTGGACGGCACAGCCGAAATGGAACTGGAACTCCCGGTGCTGGATGATGCTAAAGTGATGCAGCTGCTTCCGAACCAGGAAGATGTGTACCAGACAGCACTGGCCAACCGTCCGGAAATCCAAAGCAGCAAACTGAGCATTGACAATGCCAAGCTGGCCATTTCTTCTGCCAAAAGCGGCTATTTCCCGACTATCAGCCTGTCGGCCTCAACCTCAAGTATGACCAACAACTCCAGCCAGAACAACTGGGCACAGCAGATGAAATATGGCTGGAACAACATGATTGGATTGAACATCAGCGTACCGATTTTCAACAACCGCCAGACCAAAAGTGCGGTAGAAAAAGCACAGTTCCAATACAATTCCTCCTTGCTGAACCTTCAGGACAAACAGAAAGGATTGTATACGGACATCGAAACCATCTGGCTGGATGCGCTGAACGCACAGCAGCAATATGCAGCGGCCGAAGTGAAGCTGAAAAGCAGCCAGACCAGCTTCGACATGGTCAACGAACAGTTCAAACTGGGCATGAAGAATACTGTAGAACTGCTGACAGAAAAAAACAACCTGCTCAGCGCACAGCAGCAGCGGATTCAGGCCAAGTATATGGCGATATTGAACCGCACACTACTTGATTTTTACGCAGGAAAAGACATTGAATTATAA
- a CDS encoding efflux RND transporter periplasmic adaptor subunit, with amino-acid sequence MNKKKIIITAGVVIVLAVAGYWIFGKKSAQGKVDFVTETVAKGNISNSITATGTIEPVTEVEVGTQVSGIIDKIYVDYNSVVKEGEVIAEMDRVTLLSDLQSAQATYDGAKAEYDYQKKLYERNKKLHEKQLISETDYEQSTYDYERAKSTFEQSQAALSKAERNLSYATITSPINGIVTSKDVEEGQTVASGFETPTLFTIAADLTKMQVVADVDEADIAGVRDSARVTFTVDAYPNDVFEGRVHQIRLGSANSSSSSSSSSTSSETVVTYEVVITADNPDLKLKPRLTANVTIYTDTRDNVLVVPNKALRFTPEKELVGKKTITDCKGEHKVWTMDANGFTAHPVKVGLSDGSHTEILEGISEGTPIVTETVLKGFADTTASEASADGERSPFMPGPPGSDKKKQK; translated from the coding sequence ATGAACAAGAAAAAAATAATTATCACAGCTGGCGTCGTAATTGTACTGGCTGTGGCAGGATACTGGATTTTTGGCAAGAAGAGCGCACAAGGCAAAGTAGACTTCGTCACCGAAACAGTAGCAAAAGGCAACATCAGCAATTCCATTACAGCTACAGGAACCATTGAACCTGTCACTGAAGTGGAGGTCGGTACACAGGTTTCAGGTATCATCGACAAAATATACGTGGATTACAATTCGGTAGTAAAAGAAGGGGAAGTGATAGCCGAGATGGATAGAGTGACCCTGCTCAGCGACTTACAGTCAGCGCAAGCTACATACGACGGCGCAAAAGCCGAATACGATTATCAGAAAAAACTATACGAGAGAAACAAAAAACTGCATGAAAAGCAACTGATCAGCGAAACTGATTACGAGCAGAGCACATACGATTACGAACGTGCCAAGAGTACATTCGAACAAAGTCAGGCAGCTCTTTCAAAGGCGGAACGCAACCTTTCTTATGCTACCATCACTTCTCCAATCAACGGTATCGTTACCAGTAAGGACGTAGAAGAAGGACAGACCGTGGCCTCCGGTTTCGAAACGCCGACCCTGTTTACCATTGCTGCAGACCTCACCAAGATGCAGGTAGTGGCCGATGTGGACGAAGCCGATATTGCCGGAGTGAGAGACAGTGCCAGAGTCACGTTTACCGTTGACGCCTATCCGAATGATGTATTCGAAGGACGGGTTCACCAAATCCGACTGGGCAGCGCCAACAGCAGCAGTTCCAGCAGTTCCAGTAGCACCAGCAGTGAAACAGTTGTCACTTATGAGGTAGTCATTACAGCAGACAATCCGGATTTGAAGTTGAAACCGAGACTGACCGCCAATGTGACCATCTACACGGATACACGTGACAATGTGCTCGTGGTTCCCAACAAGGCGTTGCGTTTTACTCCAGAAAAAGAGCTGGTAGGCAAAAAGACTATTACCGACTGTAAAGGTGAACACAAAGTATGGACCATGGATGCCAACGGATTCACCGCTCACCCGGTTAAAGTCGGTCTGAGCGACGGAAGTCATACGGAAATTCTGGAAGGTATCAGTGAAGGAACACCGATTGTCACAGAAACGGTATTGAAAGGATTTGCCGACACTACAGCATCCGAAGCTTCTGCCGACGGAGAAAGAAGCCCGTTCATGCCAGGCCCTCCGGGAAGTGACAAGAAAAAACAAAAATAA